A window of Candidatus Polarisedimenticolia bacterium contains these coding sequences:
- the holA gene encoding DNA polymerase III subunit delta, producing the protein MPASLSFEGFQESLKQGKVSPAYLFEGAEAHFHDEGIRLLESACVPGEALSIDRESLRGSEISLAAILDLASTYPMGGGLRLVIVRQAGEVRCDDAAPIKAYLKAPNPKACLVFSDPGFDRRRTLYRTLLDLAVRVDCSPLDETRTATWVRERLRGRGFGLSPDLAAAVAAGLAGAGLARVSSEMDRLMNAIGSPRPVEASDLVLVADVPRVEDAFRLAAHLVRGERGEAIGIARALLRSGEEPVKLLGGISWYVRNALRARAAETRRLPPHESTRLYGIDRGRIERFSREMGRASVDDLRDALALCLRTDRELKGRGARDPLHALERLVHHAGRRPRRSA; encoded by the coding sequence GTGCCCGCGTCCCTGAGCTTCGAAGGGTTCCAGGAGAGCCTGAAACAGGGGAAGGTGTCTCCCGCCTACCTGTTCGAGGGGGCGGAGGCCCATTTCCACGACGAGGGCATCCGCCTGCTGGAATCGGCCTGCGTGCCCGGCGAGGCGCTGTCGATCGATCGCGAGTCCCTGCGCGGCAGCGAGATCTCCCTCGCGGCGATTCTCGACCTGGCTTCGACCTACCCGATGGGAGGCGGCCTCCGCCTGGTGATCGTCCGCCAGGCGGGGGAGGTCCGGTGCGACGACGCCGCGCCGATCAAGGCGTATCTGAAAGCGCCCAACCCGAAGGCCTGCCTGGTGTTCAGCGATCCCGGGTTCGATCGGCGCCGGACCTTGTACCGGACCCTCCTCGACCTGGCCGTGCGGGTCGACTGCTCTCCCCTCGACGAAACGCGGACGGCGACCTGGGTGCGGGAGCGGCTGCGCGGGCGGGGATTCGGCCTCAGCCCCGACCTGGCCGCGGCGGTCGCCGCGGGCCTGGCCGGCGCGGGGCTCGCGCGCGTGAGCTCCGAAATGGACAGGCTGATGAACGCCATCGGCAGTCCCCGTCCCGTCGAGGCGTCCGACCTGGTGCTCGTGGCGGACGTGCCGCGCGTCGAGGACGCCTTCCGTCTGGCGGCCCACCTCGTGCGCGGCGAGAGGGGAGAGGCGATCGGCATCGCTCGCGCCCTGCTCCGGTCGGGCGAGGAGCCGGTCAAGCTCCTGGGAGGCATCTCGTGGTACGTCCGGAACGCGCTCCGGGCGCGCGCCGCCGAGACTCGCCGGCTTCCTCCCCACGAATCCACCCGCCTGTACGGCATCGACCGGGGCCGGATCGAGCGCTTCTCCCGCGAGATGGGCCGGGCGAGCGTCGACGATCTGCGGGACGCCCTGGCCCTCTGCCTGCGGACCGATCGCGAGCTCAAGGGGCGGGGCGCGAGGGACCCGCTCCACGCCCTGGAGCGCCTGGTGCACCACGCCGGGCGGCGCCCCCGGAGATCGGCATGA
- the guaA gene encoding glutamine-hydrolyzing GMP synthase — protein MSRAAAPARETIVVLDFGAQYSQLIARRVRELSVYSEILPFDTPPESLRGARGIILSGGPDSVDAPGAPRLDPALYRLGVPILGICYGMQLMAHDLGGKVVRAREREFGPSHLRVLRSSGLFAGLPAEQRVWMSHGDEVIEVPSGFERTATSTNSDCAAMADESRRMHAIQFHPEVAHTEHGREMLRRFVLGVCGCAGTWKMSSFIEESTQAVREKVGCGRVVAGLSGGVDSAVAALLIHRAIGDRMHALFVDNGLLRRDEAAAVLQTFERSFHLPVRSVDASARFLKSLNGVADPEEKRRIVGRVFVEVFEEAARALGPVEFLAQGTLYPDLIESTSHKGPSAVIKTHHNVGGLPAHMKLRLVEPLRELFKDEVRAVGRELGLDDRILMRHPFPGPGLAVRVLGEVTRERLDILRAVDAIFLEELQAAGLYGSTSQAFAVLLPVRSVGVMGDGRTYENVAALRAVSTDDFMTADWTRLPQDFLARVSARIVNEARGVNRVVYDISSKPPATIEWE, from the coding sequence ATGAGTCGCGCCGCCGCTCCGGCGCGCGAGACGATCGTCGTCCTGGACTTCGGCGCGCAGTACTCCCAGCTGATCGCCCGGCGAGTGCGGGAGCTGTCCGTGTACAGCGAGATCCTGCCCTTCGACACCCCTCCCGAGAGCCTGCGCGGGGCGCGCGGCATCATCCTCTCGGGCGGCCCCGACTCCGTCGACGCTCCGGGCGCGCCGCGGCTCGATCCGGCGCTGTACCGGCTCGGCGTGCCGATCCTGGGGATCTGCTACGGCATGCAGCTCATGGCGCACGATCTCGGCGGCAAGGTCGTCCGCGCCCGGGAGCGCGAATTCGGCCCGTCGCATCTGCGCGTCCTGCGCTCGAGCGGCCTGTTCGCCGGGCTGCCGGCCGAGCAGAGGGTCTGGATGAGCCATGGGGACGAGGTGATCGAGGTGCCCTCCGGCTTCGAGCGCACTGCGACCAGCACCAACTCCGACTGCGCGGCCATGGCCGACGAGTCGCGCCGCATGCACGCCATCCAGTTCCATCCCGAGGTGGCGCACACCGAGCATGGCCGGGAGATGTTGCGCCGTTTCGTCCTCGGCGTCTGCGGCTGCGCGGGGACATGGAAGATGTCGTCGTTCATCGAGGAGTCGACGCAGGCGGTGCGCGAGAAAGTCGGCTGCGGGCGGGTGGTGGCCGGGCTCAGCGGCGGGGTCGATTCCGCCGTCGCGGCGCTCCTGATCCACCGGGCGATCGGCGACCGGATGCACGCCCTGTTCGTGGACAACGGCCTGTTGCGCCGCGACGAGGCGGCGGCGGTCCTTCAGACCTTCGAGCGCTCCTTTCATCTGCCGGTCCGATCGGTCGACGCCTCCGCGCGGTTCCTGAAGTCTCTCAACGGGGTCGCCGATCCCGAGGAGAAGCGGCGCATCGTCGGCCGGGTCTTCGTCGAGGTGTTCGAGGAAGCGGCCCGGGCCCTCGGACCGGTCGAGTTCCTCGCGCAGGGGACCCTGTATCCGGACCTGATCGAGTCCACCTCGCACAAGGGCCCCTCCGCCGTCATCAAGACGCACCACAATGTCGGCGGCCTGCCGGCGCACATGAAGCTGCGGCTGGTGGAGCCTCTGCGCGAGCTGTTCAAGGACGAGGTCCGTGCGGTCGGGCGGGAGCTGGGGCTGGATGACCGTATTCTGATGCGCCATCCCTTTCCGGGTCCCGGCCTGGCGGTCCGCGTCCTCGGCGAGGTGACCCGGGAGCGCCTCGATATCCTGCGCGCGGTGGATGCCATCTTCCTCGAAGAGCTGCAGGCGGCCGGACTCTATGGGTCGACCTCCCAAGCGTTCGCCGTCCTGCTGCCCGTGCGCAGCGTCGGCGTGATGGGGGACGGGAGGACCTACGAGAACGTCGCGGCCCTGCGAGCGGTGTCCACGGACGATTTCATGACGGCCGACTGGACCCGCCTGCCGCAGGACTTTCTCGCCAGGGTCAGCGCCCGCATCGTCAACGAGGCGCGGGGAGTCAACCGGGTCGTCTACGACATCAGCAGCAAGCCTCCGGCCACCATCGAGTGGGAATAG
- the dnaE gene encoding DNA polymerase III subunit alpha: MATRSFVHLHNHSQYSLLDGASKLEELVERAARFEMPAVAITDHGNLFGAIPFFEAAAEKGIKPILGCETYLAPGSRTDKTPSAGRKPYYHLLLLARDAEGYRNLMRLSTAGFLDGYYYRPRIDRELLARHAGGLIATSTCLGGEIPQLILSGRRADAERVAGEYRELFGADNFFLEIQDQGIPEEKSLNEILVPLGRRLKIPLLATNDCHFLSREDHFAHDILICIQTGKTVKEAERMRFTAEHYFKSPEEMWGTFRDLPDAAENTLRVAERCNLTIEKGGNLLPHFRVPEGKTVEAYFREVAGRGFEERLAAWSELERKGRLRVPLDEYRRRLESEIEMVVRMGFAGYFLIVWDFIKHARDRGIPVGPGRGSAAGSLAAYCLRITDIDPLEYDLLFERFLNPERVTMPDIDIDFCIRGRGEVIDYVRDKYGRDNVAQIITFATMGAKAVIRDAGRGLDVPYGDCDRIAKMIPAEPDMTIDKALQQVPALRQMHEKDERIRQLLDVSRRLEGLTRHASVHAAGVVISPRPIVEFSPLARTRDDEIVTQYAMDEIGSIGLLKMDFLGLKTLTLIHDCVARLREEEGATIDIEALPLDDPGTYALFQAARTAGVFQFESSGMQDILRKLKPDRFDDLIALNALFRPGPIGSGMIDDYIERRHGRKAIEYIVPQLEEILGVTYGVIVYQEQVMQIASRLAGFSLGEADILRRAMGKKKKDVMAAQREAFIKGCRARGVGDKDARRIFELMEYFAGYGFNKAHSTAYALIAYQTAWLKSGYPRHFMAALLTAEKDNTDNIVKYIGECRDMGIAVLPPHVNRSGVDFSVEEGGIRFGLGAVKNVGEGAARMMVETRGRVGPFGSLAALCREVDLKTVNKRTLESLVKAGALEGLGPNRATLCAGVDAAIDASQKATRDRESGQAGLFGGGHGPADPRAPNPLPEWPEKELLAFEKETLGFYMAGHPFREYATRIGGLVTHTSQTLKEVQKPRKATIAGIVSSLKRRKTRRGDMMAVMNLEDLDGAVEIVVFPDLYARHKSLLADEAALLVTGNVEIADEQRRLIAETFLPLDRAEDRVREIVISIPSAGLEESAVGRVRDLLRDRPGPCPVFLEVTQPSGFRATLKASQALKVSPSPDLTSALEQLLGKGAVRFR, from the coding sequence ATGGCCACCCGGAGCTTCGTCCACCTGCATAACCACTCGCAGTACTCCCTCCTCGACGGCGCCTCCAAGCTGGAGGAGCTGGTGGAGCGCGCGGCGCGTTTCGAGATGCCCGCCGTGGCGATCACCGACCACGGCAACCTGTTCGGCGCGATCCCGTTCTTCGAAGCCGCCGCGGAGAAGGGGATCAAGCCGATCCTTGGGTGCGAGACGTATCTCGCCCCCGGCAGCCGCACCGACAAGACCCCCTCGGCAGGCAGGAAGCCTTACTACCACCTGCTTCTCCTGGCACGCGACGCGGAGGGATACCGGAACCTCATGCGCCTGTCGACCGCCGGGTTCCTGGACGGGTATTACTACCGGCCGCGCATCGACCGGGAGCTCCTCGCGAGGCACGCCGGCGGGCTGATCGCCACCTCCACCTGCCTCGGCGGGGAGATCCCCCAGCTGATCCTGTCCGGGCGGCGGGCCGACGCGGAGCGCGTCGCGGGCGAGTACCGCGAGCTGTTCGGCGCCGACAATTTCTTCCTCGAGATCCAGGACCAGGGGATTCCCGAGGAGAAATCCCTGAACGAGATCCTGGTCCCGCTCGGGCGGCGGCTCAAGATCCCGCTCCTGGCCACCAACGACTGCCACTTCCTGTCGCGTGAGGACCATTTCGCGCACGACATCCTGATCTGCATCCAGACCGGGAAGACGGTGAAGGAGGCGGAGCGGATGCGCTTCACCGCGGAGCACTACTTCAAGTCGCCGGAGGAGATGTGGGGGACCTTCCGCGACCTTCCCGACGCCGCGGAGAACACGCTTCGGGTGGCCGAGCGCTGCAACCTCACGATCGAGAAGGGGGGCAACCTCCTGCCCCACTTCCGGGTGCCCGAAGGAAAGACCGTGGAAGCCTACTTCCGCGAGGTGGCCGGCCGCGGCTTCGAGGAGAGGCTCGCGGCCTGGAGCGAGCTCGAACGGAAGGGAAGGCTCCGCGTGCCGCTGGACGAGTACCGCCGCCGGCTCGAGAGCGAGATCGAGATGGTGGTGCGCATGGGGTTCGCCGGCTACTTTCTGATCGTCTGGGACTTCATCAAGCACGCGCGCGACCGCGGCATTCCGGTCGGTCCGGGACGCGGCTCGGCGGCCGGATCCCTGGCGGCCTACTGCCTGCGCATCACGGACATCGATCCGCTGGAGTACGACCTCCTGTTCGAGCGCTTCCTCAACCCGGAGAGGGTCACGATGCCCGACATCGACATCGACTTCTGCATCCGCGGGCGGGGCGAGGTGATCGATTACGTGCGCGACAAGTACGGGCGGGACAACGTGGCGCAGATCATCACGTTCGCCACCATGGGCGCCAAGGCCGTCATCCGCGACGCCGGCCGCGGGCTGGACGTGCCGTACGGCGACTGCGACCGGATCGCCAAGATGATCCCCGCCGAGCCGGACATGACCATCGACAAGGCCTTGCAGCAGGTGCCGGCGCTGCGCCAGATGCACGAGAAGGACGAGCGCATCCGGCAGCTCCTGGACGTGTCCCGGAGGCTGGAAGGACTGACCCGGCACGCCTCGGTGCACGCCGCCGGAGTGGTGATCTCGCCCCGGCCCATCGTCGAATTCTCGCCCCTGGCGCGCACCCGCGACGACGAGATCGTCACCCAGTATGCGATGGACGAGATCGGCAGCATCGGCCTCCTGAAGATGGACTTCCTGGGGCTGAAGACGCTGACCCTCATCCACGACTGCGTGGCGAGGCTGCGTGAGGAGGAGGGGGCCACCATCGACATCGAGGCGCTCCCCCTGGACGATCCGGGAACGTACGCGCTGTTCCAGGCCGCGCGCACGGCGGGCGTGTTCCAGTTCGAGTCCTCGGGCATGCAGGACATCCTGCGCAAGCTCAAGCCCGATCGGTTCGACGATCTCATCGCGCTCAACGCGCTGTTCCGGCCGGGTCCCATCGGATCGGGAATGATCGACGACTACATCGAGCGCCGGCACGGGCGCAAGGCCATCGAGTACATCGTGCCGCAGCTCGAGGAGATTCTGGGCGTGACGTACGGAGTCATCGTGTATCAGGAGCAGGTGATGCAGATCGCCTCCCGCCTGGCGGGTTTTTCCCTGGGTGAGGCCGACATCCTTCGCCGCGCCATGGGGAAGAAGAAAAAGGACGTCATGGCGGCGCAGCGGGAGGCGTTCATCAAAGGGTGCCGCGCGCGCGGAGTCGGGGACAAGGACGCCCGGCGCATCTTCGAGCTGATGGAGTATTTCGCCGGGTACGGGTTCAACAAGGCGCATTCGACCGCCTACGCCCTGATCGCCTACCAGACCGCCTGGCTCAAGTCGGGCTACCCGAGGCACTTCATGGCGGCCCTGCTGACCGCCGAAAAGGACAACACCGACAACATCGTCAAATACATCGGTGAGTGCCGGGACATGGGGATTGCCGTGTTGCCGCCGCACGTGAATCGATCCGGAGTCGATTTCTCGGTCGAGGAGGGGGGGATCCGGTTCGGGCTGGGAGCGGTCAAGAACGTCGGGGAGGGGGCGGCGCGCATGATGGTCGAGACTCGCGGGCGGGTCGGCCCCTTCGGGTCGCTCGCGGCCCTGTGCCGCGAGGTCGATCTCAAGACGGTCAACAAGCGCACCCTCGAGTCGCTGGTCAAGGCGGGCGCCCTCGAAGGCCTGGGCCCCAACCGGGCGACGCTGTGCGCGGGCGTGGACGCGGCCATCGACGCCAGCCAGAAGGCGACCCGCGACCGCGAGAGCGGTCAGGCGGGTCTGTTCGGGGGCGGACACGGACCGGCGGACCCGCGCGCGCCGAACCCTCTTCCGGAGTGGCCCGAAAAGGAGCTTCTCGCCTTCGAGAAGGAAACGCTCGGCTTCTACATGGCCGGCCATCCCTTCCGGGAGTACGCGACGCGCATCGGCGGCCTGGTGACCCACACGTCGCAGACCCTGAAGGAAGTCCAGAAGCCGCGCAAGGCGACGATCGCCGGCATCGTGTCCTCCCTGAAGCGCCGCAAGACGCGCCGCGGCGACATGATGGCGGTGATGAACCTGGAGGATCTCGACGGGGCGGTCGAGATCGTGGTGTTTCCCGACCTCTACGCCCGCCACAAATCGCTCCTGGCGGACGAGGCGGCCCTTCTGGTCACCGGAAACGTCGAGATCGCGGACGAGCAGCGGCGCCTGATCGCGGAAACCTTCCTCCCCCTGGATCGGGCCGAGGACCGGGTCAGGGAGATCGTCATCTCCATCCCGTCCGCCGGCCTGGAAGAGTCGGCCGTCGGGCGCGTGCGCGACCTGCTGCGAGATCGGCCCGGGCCATGTCCGGTCTTTCTCGAGGTCACGCAGCCGAGCGGCTTTCGGGCCACCCTGAAAGCGTCCCAGGCCCTCAAAGTCTCGCCCAGTCCCGATCTCACCTCGGCCCTGGAGCAGCTTCTCGGGAAAGGAGCCGTAAGATTCCGTTGA
- the metK gene encoding methionine adenosyltransferase, which yields MTKGRFLFTSESVTEGHPDKVADQISDSLLDAVLVLDPQSRVAIETLVTTGLAFVAGEMTTSAYIDIPMVVRDTIREVGYTKAEYGFDCDSCSVITAIDKQSPDIAMGVDTGGAGDQGMMFGFACRETPELMPMPIQLAHRLGQRLSEMRRSGRLPFLRPDGKSQVTVEYVDGRPVRIDTVVVSTQHSDSIGTEDLRRQIEEHVIRPVVPEGLRDRNTRVHINPTGRFVIGGPQGDTGLTGRKIIVDTYGGYAHHGGGAFSGKDPTKVDRSAAYMARYIAKNVVAAGLADRVEVQLAYAIGVADPVSVMADTAGTGQIADEAIVRLIREHFGLKPREIIETLDLRKPIYRRTAAFGHFGRADAGFTWEKIDKAEALRKAGRA from the coding sequence ATGACGAAGGGTAGATTCCTGTTCACTTCCGAATCGGTGACCGAGGGTCACCCGGACAAGGTCGCCGATCAGATCTCGGACAGTCTCCTGGATGCCGTCCTGGTCCTGGACCCCCAGTCGCGCGTGGCCATCGAGACGCTGGTGACCACCGGCCTGGCGTTCGTGGCGGGCGAGATGACGACCAGCGCCTACATCGACATCCCGATGGTGGTGCGCGACACCATTCGCGAAGTGGGATACACCAAGGCCGAGTACGGCTTCGATTGCGACAGCTGTTCGGTGATCACGGCGATCGACAAGCAGTCGCCCGACATCGCCATGGGCGTGGACACGGGTGGCGCCGGCGACCAGGGAATGATGTTCGGCTTCGCCTGCCGGGAGACTCCGGAGCTGATGCCGATGCCGATCCAGTTGGCGCACCGCCTCGGGCAACGCCTGTCCGAGATGCGCCGATCGGGACGCCTGCCCTTCCTGCGTCCCGATGGCAAATCGCAGGTCACGGTCGAATACGTGGACGGCCGCCCGGTGCGCATCGACACCGTCGTCGTGTCGACCCAGCACTCCGATTCGATCGGCACCGAAGACCTCCGCCGCCAGATCGAAGAGCATGTCATCCGACCGGTGGTCCCGGAGGGATTGCGCGACCGGAACACCCGCGTGCACATCAACCCGACCGGTCGCTTCGTCATCGGCGGACCGCAGGGCGACACCGGCCTGACCGGCCGCAAGATCATCGTCGACACCTATGGCGGGTACGCGCACCATGGCGGCGGCGCCTTCTCCGGCAAGGATCCGACCAAGGTCGACCGCTCCGCCGCCTACATGGCGCGCTATATCGCGAAGAACGTCGTCGCTGCGGGTCTCGCGGACCGGGTGGAGGTGCAGCTGGCCTATGCGATCGGGGTGGCCGATCCGGTCTCGGTGATGGCCGACACCGCCGGTACCGGGCAGATCGCGGACGAGGCGATCGTCCGGTTGATCCGCGAGCATTTCGGCCTCAAGCCGCGCGAAATCATCGAGACGCTCGACCTGCGCAAGCCGATCTACCGCCGCACCGCAGCCTTCGGGCATTTCGGGAGGGCCGATGCGGGATTCACCTGGGAAAAAATTGACAAAGCCGAGGCGCTCCGCAAGGCGGGCCGGGCGTAA
- the ahcY gene encoding adenosylhomocysteinase — MVAKKCDVKDLGLAARGKTRIDWADSQMPVLRSIRERFAKEKPLKGLRLAACLHVTSETANLARTLAAGGADVVLCASNPLSTQDDVASSLVEHDGIAVYAIKGEDNETYYRHILQALDPGPHMTMDDGADLVSVLHSKKRDLLPGIIGGTEETTTGVIRLTSMAKEGVLTYPIIAVNDAMTKHFFDNRYGTGQSTLDGIIRATNLLIAGLKVVIGGYGWCGRGVALRARGLGAHVIVTEIDPVKALEAVLDGYEVMTMEEAARVGDIFVTLTGNKHVLARRHFETMKDGAVLSNSGHFNVEIDIPALEELASGRKERLRDYVDQYTLPGGRRINLLGEGRLINLAAAEGHPAAVMDMSFANQALSAEYMAREGKGLKKTVHPVPIDIDREIARLKLLTMGVRIDTLTGEQQAYLSSWSEGT, encoded by the coding sequence GTGGTAGCCAAGAAGTGCGACGTCAAGGATCTGGGGCTGGCCGCACGCGGGAAGACGCGAATCGACTGGGCCGACAGCCAGATGCCGGTCCTGCGCAGCATCCGGGAGCGCTTCGCGAAGGAGAAGCCGCTCAAGGGGCTGCGCCTGGCCGCCTGCCTCCATGTCACGTCTGAGACCGCCAACCTGGCCCGGACCCTCGCCGCCGGGGGAGCGGACGTGGTCCTGTGCGCCAGCAACCCTCTGTCGACTCAGGACGACGTGGCGTCGTCCCTCGTCGAGCACGACGGCATCGCGGTGTATGCCATCAAGGGCGAGGACAACGAGACCTACTACCGCCACATCCTGCAGGCCCTCGACCCCGGGCCGCACATGACCATGGACGACGGCGCCGATCTGGTGTCCGTCCTGCATTCCAAGAAGCGCGATCTCCTGCCCGGGATCATCGGCGGCACCGAGGAGACCACGACCGGTGTCATCCGCCTCACGAGCATGGCCAAGGAAGGGGTCCTGACCTATCCGATCATCGCGGTCAACGACGCGATGACCAAGCACTTCTTCGACAACCGCTACGGCACGGGCCAGAGTACGCTGGACGGTATCATCCGGGCCACCAATCTTCTGATTGCCGGGCTCAAGGTCGTGATCGGCGGCTACGGCTGGTGCGGCCGAGGCGTGGCCCTGCGGGCGCGCGGGCTGGGCGCGCACGTCATCGTCACCGAGATCGATCCGGTGAAGGCCCTGGAGGCCGTCCTGGACGGTTACGAGGTCATGACGATGGAGGAAGCCGCCAGGGTCGGCGACATCTTCGTCACCCTGACCGGAAACAAGCACGTCCTGGCGCGCCGGCATTTCGAAACCATGAAGGACGGCGCGGTCCTGTCGAACTCCGGGCACTTCAACGTCGAGATCGACATCCCGGCCCTGGAGGAGCTCGCTTCCGGACGGAAGGAGCGCCTGCGCGATTACGTGGACCAGTACACGCTCCCGGGGGGCCGGCGCATCAACCTCCTGGGAGAGGGACGCCTGATCAACCTGGCGGCGGCCGAGGGGCATCCGGCGGCTGTGATGGACATGTCGTTCGCCAACCAGGCCCTGTCCGCAGAGTACATGGCGCGGGAAGGGAAGGGGCTCAAGAAAACGGTGCACCCCGTGCCGATCGACATCGACCGCGAAATCGCGCGGCTGAAGCTCCTGACGATGGGCGTGCGGATTGACACTCTCACGGGGGAGCAGCAGGCCTATCTGTCCAGCTGGTCCGAAGGGACCTGA